A stretch of the Argentina anserina chromosome 6, drPotAnse1.1, whole genome shotgun sequence genome encodes the following:
- the LOC126799749 gene encoding uncharacterized protein LOC126799749 translates to MALRRYLGFSDGELMRSDCKPCSRLMRQTAGIFTVGGAFGFWILCRLHYGPRITIPRALRWGACGALSVSSSTALLVRLLSPECEPQNIEAYDKEK, encoded by the exons ATGGCATTGAGGCGCTACTTGGGGTTTTCAGATGGTGAGCTGATGAGGTCGGATTGCAAACCGTGTTCCAGATTGATGAGACAGACTGCCGGGATTTTCACAGTTGGAGGGGCATTTGGATTCTGGATTCTTTGTAGATTGCATTATG GTCCCAGAATTACAATTCCTAGGGCTCTTCGGTGGGGAGCTTGTGGAGCTTTATCTGTGAGCTCTTCTACTGCTTTGTTGGTTCGCTTGCTTAGTCCAGAATGTGAGCCCCAAAACATAGAAGCTTATGACAAGGAAAAGTAG
- the LOC126799752 gene encoding LOW QUALITY PROTEIN: aspartic proteinase-like (The sequence of the model RefSeq protein was modified relative to this genomic sequence to represent the inferred CDS: deleted 1 base in 1 codon), which yields MWSKYLLVSFYFWTLICALLPASSNALVRIGLKKRTLDVQTIKDARASREAKFRGTSLKGMIDHNYLKSSDDEDLVPLENYMDAQYYGEIGIGSPPQNFTVIFDTGSSNLWVPSAKCYLSIACYFHTRYKSSKSSTYTEDGKSAQITYGSGSIPGFFSQDTIQVGDVAVKNQDFIEATREGSLTFVLAKFDGLLGLGFQEISVGNATPVWSTMAQQGLLNDEVFSFWLNRDTDAEVGGELVFGGVDKKHYKGKHTYVPVTKKGYWQFNLGDLKIGNQSTGVCEGGCAAIVDSGTSLLAGPTSIVTEVNHAIGAEGVVSTECKQIVSQYGDSIWNLLISGVQPDQVCKQLGLCVLNGGQYVSAGIKTVIERDDREGSSVGDTALCTACEMAVVWAQNQLKQKDTKEKVLKYIDELCESLLSPMGESIIDCNSISSMPNITFTIGDKPFVLTPQQYVLKTGQGVLLSASVAAICISGFTAFDIPPPTGPLWILGDVFMGAYHTVFDFGNLEIGFAEAA from the exons ATGTGGAGTAAATATCTCTTGGTGTCTTTTTACTTCTGGACCTTGATCTGTGCACTGCTTCCTGCTTCCTCTAATGCCCTAGTGAGAATCGGTCTGAAGAAGCGAACATTGGATGTTCAGACCATCAAAGATGCCAGGGCATCAAGGGAAGCAAAGTTCAGAGGGACTAGTTTAAAGGGCATGATTGATCATAATTATTTAAAGAGTTCAGATGATGAAGATTTAGTACCCCTGGAGAACTATATGGATGCTCAATACTATGGTGAGATTGGTATCGGGTCACCACCTCAGAACTTTACTGTCATATTCGACACAGGAAGTTCCAATCTTTGGGTGCCATCAGCAAAGTGTTACTTGTCT ATTGCGTGCTATTTCCATACTCGGTACAAGTCAAGCAAGTCAAGTACATATACTGAAGATG GAAAGTCTGCGCAAATAACATATGGAAGTGGATCAATTCCTGGTTTCTTCAGTCAAGATACTATTCAAGTTGGAGATGTAGCTGTCAAAAATCAG GACTTCATCGAGGCCACACGAGAAGGCAGTCTCACATTTGTCTTGGCAAAGTTTGATGGACTTCTTGGTCTTGGATTTCAAGAAATCTCTGTTGGAAATGCTACACCAGTGTG GTCTACAATGGCACAGCAAGGTCTTTTAAATGATGAGGTCTTCTCATTCTGGCTTAATCGAGATACAGACGCAGAAGTTGGAGGTGAACTTGTTTTTGGTGGTGTTGACAAAAAACACTATAAGGGAAAGCATAC aTATGTTCCAGTTACTAAAAAGGGCTACTGGCAG TTCAATTTAGGAGATCTCAAAATTGGAAACCAGTCAACAG GTGTTTGTGAAGGAGGATGTGCTGCTATTGTGGATTCCGGAACGTCCTTACTCGCTGGCCCGACA TCTATTGTGACTGAAGTTAACCATGCTATTGGAGCTGAAGGAGTAGTGAGTACAGAATGTAAGCAAATTGTTTCTCAATATGGAGATTCGATATGGAATCTTCTAATATCAGGG GTACAACCTGACCAAGTATGCAAGCAGCTTGGCTTATGTGTTTTGAATGGGGGTCAGTATGTGAGTGCTGGTATTAAAACAGTGATTGAAAGAGATGATAGGGAGGGCTCATCTGTTGGTGACACTGCTTTGTGCACAGCTTGTGAGATGGCTGTTGTTTGGGCACAGAATCAGCTTAAACAAAAAGATACAAAGGAGAAAGTACTCAAGTACATTGATGAG CTGTGTGAAAGCCTGCTAAGTCCGATGGGAGAGTCGATAATTGACTGCAATAGCATTTCAAGCATGCCGAACATTACCTTCACCATCGGAGATAAGCCTTTTGTTCTCACTCCACAACAG TATGTTCTGAAAACTGGCCAAGGC GTGCTGCTATCTGCATCAGTGGCTGCTATCTGCATCAGTGGCTTTACAGCTTTCGACATACCACCTCCAACGGGTCCTCTCTG GATCCTTGGAGATGTATTTATGGGGGCATATCACACAGTTTTCGACTTTGGCAACCTCGAGATTGGATTCGCCGAAGCGGCTTAA
- the LOC126799741 gene encoding uncharacterized protein LOC126799741, producing MSNRWYNSRQETNARDKQQREKELAYQESLLDDLAEEFRLPINQRPTENVDLEHVEQASLDRHLPSSNIGFRLLQKMGWKGKGLGKDEQGIVEPIKSGIRDPKLGVGKQEEDDYFTAEENIQRRKLEVEMEETEEHTKKREVLAEREQKIQTEVKEIRKVFYCDLCNKQYKLAVEFETHLSSYDHNHRKRFKDMKEMHGTSSRDDRQKREQQRQERELAKFAQMTADARKQQQQQELQQKPEESASAPGSAELRSVTAFADQDQRKALKFGFSSKGGTSKTSFASVLKKPKVVKVPVASVFGNDSDEE from the exons ATGTCCAACCGATGGTATAACAGTAGACAGGAAACAAATGCCCGAGACAAACAGCAACGTGAGAAAGAGCTG GCATATCAGGAGTCGCTACTTGATGATCTAGCAGAGGAATTTAGACTTCCTATTAATCAAAGGCCAACAGAAAATGTTGATCTGGAACACGTGGAACAAGCATCATTGGACAGACATTTACCATCATCTAACATTGGTTTTCGGCTTCTCCAGAAGATGGGATGGAAAGGCAAGGGGCTTGGGAAAGATGAACAAG GAATTGTTGAGCCAATAAAATCTGGTATTAGAGACCCGAAACTAGGAGTtggaaaacaagaagaagatgattatTTTACAGCAGAAGAAAATATTCAAAGAAGAAAACTTGAAGTCGAGATGGAAGAGACTGAGGAACACACAAAAAAGCGGGAG GTTTTAGCAGAACGTGAGCAGAAAATACAAACTGAGGTGAAAGAAATACGCAAGGTGTTCTACTGTGACCTGTGCAACAAACAGTACAAATTGGCTGTGGAATTTGAAACTCATTTGAGCTCTTATGATCACAATCACCGGAAG CGTTTTAAAGATATGAAAGAAATGCATGGTACAAGTAGTCGGGATGATCGTCAAAAACGGGAGCAGCAGCGTCAGGAGAGGGAACTGGCAAAGTTTGCTCAGAT GACTGCTGATGCCCGTAagcaacagcagcagcaggaGCTACAACAAAAGCCAGAAGAATCTGCATCTGCCCCAGGTTCTGCTGAATTAAGAAGTGTTACTGCATTTGCAGATCAAGATCAAAGGAAGGCCTTGAAATTTGGGTTTTCTTCAAAAGGTGGCACCTCTAAG ACATCGTTTGCTAGTGTTTTAAAGAAGCCAAAAGTAGTGAAAGTACCTGTTGCATCAGTATTTGGCAATGATAGCGATGAAGAATAG
- the LOC126801008 gene encoding putative FBD-associated F-box protein At5g56440 has protein sequence MVYKCREPKRPYIAGYTGCLALRYGKMLAHNSQSLAWESCLIFKVAENRFMINVKLQISKKMVHQLVSYPEWVQTRSFSKHVLKIKISGLPDAILAHILSFLRTKCAVRTCILSHRWNNVWTYVPNFEADVNALKSDSDVHVREAGFVDRVLLFRNVSNIHKFHLGCLGIEDYFDRVVAWVCTAIRCNVVELKLDLWTTPSNSYTGCLKLPTSIFICKTLVVLKLVLTDHVVAIPPQSNCFPSLKYLEVQLCFRAYADSVAKLLSCGFSALENLIIHGNLGRIRKEVLNLNISAPKLKSLHIKFCAVHEDDPFASDGGYEYKIFVNANAPNLEKFNVKYLLASYSLKNLELCLQTCCSWQSLPIFLNASPNLEYLVLENMILMVIQTILKIMILTIMTKMTRYMNGSLPAPAVVPICLLSCLKTVYIREFRGRIDEVEVAGYLLKHVKVLKKVTIHTSNISQESVMELWQTFSSLPRGSKTCEIEWILPKL, from the exons ATGGTGTACAAGTGCAGAGAACCCAAGCGTCCTTATATAGCAGGGTATACAGGCTGTCTAGCTTTAAGGTATGGAAAAATGCTTGCCCATAATAGCCAGAGTCTGGCATG GGAATCATGCTTGATTTTCAAAGTTGCGGAAAATCGTTTCATGATCAATGTGAAGCTGCAAATTAGTAAGAAAATGGTTCATCAACTC GTATCATATCCTGAATGGGTTCAAACTCGAAGCTTTTCAAAGCATGTTTTGAAGATAAAAATAAGTGGATTGCCAGATGCAATTCTTGCCCACATTCTTTCATTCCTTAGAACAAAATGTGCTGTACGGACATGCATATTATCTCATAGATGGAACAATGTGTGGACTTATGTCCCAAATTTCGAGGCAGACGTAAATGCACTCAAATCTGATTCAGATGTACATGTGCGTGAAGCCGGGTTTGTTGATAGAGTACTTCTGTTCCGGAACGTGTCAAACATTCACAAATTCCATCTTGGTTGCCTTGGAATTGAAGATTATTTTGATCGTGTTGTTGCTTGGGTTTGCACTGCCATTAGGTGTAATGTTGTGGAACTTAAACTTGATCTTTGGACAACACCCTCAAATTCCTACACAGGTTGTCTTAAGTTGCCTACAAGCATTTTCATTTGCAAGACACTTGTAGTTTTGAAGCTGGTACTAACAGATCATGTTGTTGCTATCCCTCCCCAATCAAATTGTTTTCCAAGCCTCAAGTACCTTGAGGTTCAGCTGTGTTTTCGTGCTTATGCTGACTCAGTGGCCAAATTGCTTTCCTGTGGTTTCTCTGCACTAGAAAATTTGATTATACACGGAAATCTCGGGAGAATTAGAAAGGAAGTCTTGAATTTAAATATCTCTGCTCCTAAACTCAAAAGTCTACATATAAAATTCTGTGCTGTTCATGAGGATGACCCTTTTGCCAGTGACGGaggatatgagtacaaaatTTTTGTTAATGCTAATGCTCCAAATCTTGAGAAGTTCAATGTCAAGTACCTTTTGGCAAGCTATTCCTTGAAGAAT TTGGAGCTCTGTCTTCAAACATGCTGCTCTTGGCAATCACTGCCAATTTTTCTAAATGCGTCACCCAATCTGGAATATCTTGTTTTGGAGAAT ATGATACTGATGGTGATACAGACGATCCTGAAGATTATGATTCTGACAATTATGACGAAGATGACTCGGTACATGAATGGTTCCCTCCCGGCTCCCGCGGTTGTTCCTATATGTTTGTTGTCATGCCTAAAGACTGTTTACATACGAGAATTTCGAGGAAGGATCGATGAAGTGGAAGTTGCAGGATACTTGTTGAAGCATGTGAAGGTCTTAAAAAAGGTGACAATTCATACTTCTAACATCAGTCAAGAATCCGTAATGGAGTTGTGGCAGACATTTTCAAGCCTCCCTAGGGGTTCAAAGACTTGTGAAATTGAATGGATCCTTCCAAAGTTGTGA